In Tistrella bauzanensis, the genomic stretch GAAACGTTCACCGGCCATGCCGAACGATACCTGCCCATGCTTCTGGGTCAGCCTGCCATCCTCTGGTCCGCCCAGCACGATGATGCCCGCATAGTCACCCTGTGCGACCATCTGACGGTCCATCTGCGGAAACCGGCTCTCAAGTGGCCTGAGCAGCCAGGTGTCGAGCGGTGTGAACAGCATGACCGCCAGCAGCACGCCCGCGATGCAGAACAGAACGGTCGACAGCCGGTTCAGACCGAACAGCCGCAGCAGGGCCGCCAAGGGCACCAGCATCAGTGTCAGATTGACCGGCAGAATCAGATTGCCCACCAGTTTCGACAGCGCGAAGAACATAAGGCGATCCTGTGTCAGTGATGTCAAAATCGAGGATGGGTCGCCACGGCCTTCGGCGACGACCGGGTTCACATGCACAGCGAAGGCCAGTTCGTCATGCCATGGCCGCCGCCTGGATGCAAACGGCACCTGAGATCGGGGACGACCCGATCGGCTCTGTGCCGAGCGAAAATGCGTGATGATGGATTGCCCTGCGTAATCATTTATCAACGCTCTTCCGAATATGCTGCATATTTGGTGCATTCTGCAGTTCGGGTCGGGGCCCGGGCTAAAGGATGCTTTGTCATATAATCCGAATGGATGGTCCGCATTGCCATGACGTCGCCCGTAACCACCTCTGTGCTCGACACCGACCGTCTGCGTTTTCTGGGGCTCGACGCCCGGACCGTCGCCGACCTGGCTCTGGTCAGGCCAGTTCTGGAGGCCGAGATCGAGGGATTGCTGGATCTGTTCTACAAGACCCTGGCAACCTTCCCGCCGATGCGCGCCCTGATCGACAAGCCGGGCATGGTCGATCATCTAAAGCAGGCGCAGAAAATCCATTGGACGGCCCTGGTTTCCGGCCGGTTCGATGCCGATTATGCCGCCAGGGCGGCCCGGATCGGCAATGCCCATGTCCGCATCGGTCTTGAGCCCCGCTGGTATATCGGCGGCTATCAGCTTGTGCTGCAAAAGCTGCTTGCGGCACTGTCGCACAGCTATCGCTGGTCGCAGGACAAGCGCGACCGCGCCCAGGCTGCCATCACCCGGGTGGTGTTCCTGGACATGGATATGGCGATCGATCAGTACATCCACGGCATCATGGGTCAGGTTCATGACGCCCGCATCCAGGCGGCATCGGACCTGGACAGCTCGATCCGCTCGGTCGTTCATGACCTGA encodes the following:
- a CDS encoding YdcF family protein; translated protein: MHQICSIFGRALINDYAGQSIITHFRSAQSRSGRPRSQVPFASRRRPWHDELAFAVHVNPVVAEGRGDPSSILTSLTQDRLMFFALSKLVGNLILPVNLTLMLVPLAALLRLFGLNRLSTVLFCIAGVLLAVMLFTPLDTWLLRPLESRFPQMDRQMVAQGDYAGIIVLGGPEDGRLTQKHGQVSFGMAGERFTETAVLARLRPDLPVVFTGGSGFYGSPEARGGPVAHRILTDLGVAEDRLIIESESRNTYQNALLSKPLVNSVSDKPWILVTSAAHMPRSYGIFTGLGWNIAAYPVDYNFMEARWGWNEYRFVDRLLLINIAAREWIGLVAYKLTGRITHWFPAPRQKM